A single window of Balaenoptera acutorostrata chromosome X, mBalAcu1.1, whole genome shotgun sequence DNA harbors:
- the LOC130706513 gene encoding melanoma-associated antigen D4 isoform X2, with the protein MAEGSYRKESEVYNVEDMDEGSDEVGEEDMVEGNDYEEFGAFGGYGALTSFDIRILRAFGSLGPGFRILANEPWELENPVLARTLLEAFRMDPETLANEPAARAANVARAASSNQAARATAAAARATYHQVVANHSVATDQGSGGDTQPMTSAAEAQAATLETSLASPHSSQMLVKSEMATPGAPARSTQPQTSSRAQEAAAEGPSTACAFSQAPRASEMDATRPKTAFLGQNDVFDFTQPAGVSGMAFPRPKRPAPAQEAATEGPSAASGGPQAASAGEGAATRPKTTKSGKALAKTRWVEPQNVVAAAAAKAKMATSIPEPEGAAATSQQSAEPWARTGGKRTKKSKHLDDEYESSEEEREPPAVPPTWRASQPPLTTVRPQMAPRPPMALRSQVPSRHVLCLPPRNVTLLQERANKLVKYLMIKDYKKIPIKRSDMLKDVIREYDEHFPEIIERATYTLEKKFGIHLKEIDKEEHLYILVCTRDSSARLLGKTKDTPRLSLLLVILGVIFMNGNRASEAVLWEALRKMGLRPGVRHPFLGDLRKLITEDFVKQKYLEYKKIPSSSPPEYEFLWGLRARHETSKMRVLRFIAQYQNRDPREWRAHFLEAVDDAFKTMDVDMAEEHARAQMRAQMNIGEEALIGRWSWDDIQVELLTWDEDGDFGDAWSRIPFAFWARYHQYILNSNRANRRGTWRAGISSGTNGAASTSMLDGPSTSSTIRTRNAARTSASFFSWIQ; encoded by the exons ATGGCTGAGGGAAGCTACCGCAAAGAATCTGAAGTGTACAACGTTGAAGACATGGACGAGGGTAGTGATGAAGTCGGGGAGGAAGACATGGTTGAAGGCAACGACTATGAAGAATTTGGTGCTTTTGGAGGCTACGGAGCCCTCACCAGCTTTGACATCCGTATCCTCAGAGCCTTTGGGAGCTTGGGTCCAGGCTTTCGCATCTTAGCG AATGAGCCCTGGGAACTTGAAAACCCTGTGCTGGCCAGGACTCTGCTGGAGGCATTTCGGATGGATCCAGAAACACTTGCCAACGAGCCGGCTGCCCGTGCTGCCAACGTAGCCCGGGCCGCCTCCTCTAACCAAGCTGCTCgggccactgctgctgctgcccgtGCCACCTACCATCAGGTGGTCGCTAACCACTCAGTGGCCACAGACCAGGGCTCAGGAGGCGATACCCAGCCCATGACATCGGCTGCCGAGGCTCAGGCAGCCACCCTTGAGACAAGCCTTGCTTCTCCGCACAGCTCCCAGATGCTAGTCAAGAGCGAGATGGCCACCCCCGGGGCTCCAGCAAGGTCCACGCAGCCCCAGACATCCTCCCGGGCCCAGGAGGCTGCTGCCGAGGGCCCTAGTACGGCCTGTGCGTTCTCCCAGGCCCCGCGTGCCAGTGAGATGGATGCCACCCGGCCCAAAACAGCCTTCCTGGGTCAGAACGATGTCTTTGATTTCACCCAGCCGGCAGGTGTCAGTGGCATGGCCTTCCCACGCCCCAAGAGACCTGCCCCGGCCCAAGAGGCTGCCACAGAGGGCCCCAGTGCTGCCTCCGGGGGGCCCCAGGCAGCCTCTGCCGGGGAGGGGGCAGCCACCCGGCCCAAGACGACCAAGTCTGGCAAGGCTCTCGCCAAGACTCGGTGGGTGGAGCCTCAGAATGTTGTGGCAGCAGCTGCTGCCAAGGCCAAGATGGCCACGAGCATCCCTGAGCCTGAGGGTGCAGCTGCCACCTCTCAGCAGAGTGcggagccctgggccaggacgGGAGGCAAGAGGACAAAGAAG TCCAAGCACCTGGATGACGAATATGAGAGCAGCGAGGAGGAGAGAGAGCCTCCTGCGGTCCCACCGACCTGGAGGGCATCGCAGCCCCCACTGACGACTGTGCGGCCTCAGATGGCCCCTCGGCCCCCCATGGCCCTGAGGTCCCAGGTACCCTCAAGGCACGTTCTGTGCTTGCCACCCCGCAATGTGACCCTTCTGCAAGAGAGG GCAAATAAGTTGGTGAAATATCTGATGATTAAAGACTACAAGAAGATCCCCATCAAGCGCTCAG aCATGCTGAAGGATGTCATCCGAGAATACGACGAACATTTCCCTGAGATCATTGAACGAGCAACGTACACTCTGGAAAAG AAGTTTGGGATCCACCTGAAGGAAATCGACAAGGAAGAACACCTCTACATTCTTGTGTGCACACGGGATTCGTCAGCCCGCCTCCTGGGAAA GACCAAGGACACTCCCAGGCTGAGTCTCCTCTTGGTGATTCTGGGTGTCATCTTCATGAACGGCAACCGTGCCAGCGAGG CTGTCCTCTGGGAGGCACTACGCAAGATGGGACTGCGCCCCGG GGTGAGGCACCCATTCCTGGGCGATCTGAGGAAACTCATTACAGAGGACTTTGTGAAGCAGAA GTACCTGGAATACAAGAAGATCCCCAGTAGCAGCCCACCCGAGTATGAGTTCCTCTGGGGCCTGCGCGCCCGCCACGAGACCAGCAAGATGAGGGTGCTGAGATTCATCGCCCAG TATCAGAACCGAGACCCCCGGGAATGGAGAGCTCATTTCTTGGAGGCTGTGGATGATGCTTTCAAGACGATGGATGTGGATATGGCTGAGGAACATGCCAGGGCCCAGATGAGGGCCCAGATGAACATCGGGGAGGAAGCTCTGATTGGACGGTGGAGCTGGGACGACATACAGGTCGAACTCCTGACCTGGGATGAGGACGGAGATTTTGGCGACGCCTGGTCCAGAATCCCCTTCGCTTTCTGGGCCAGATACCATCAGTACATTCTGAATAGCAACCGTGCCAACAGGAGAGGCACCTGGAGGGCTGGCATCAGCAGTGGCACCAATGGTGCGGCCAGCACCAGCATGCTCGATGGCCCCAGCACCAGCTCCACCATCCGGACCAGAAACGCCGCCAGAACCAGTGCCAGCTTCTTCTCCTGGATTCAGTAA
- the LOC130706513 gene encoding melanoma-associated antigen D4 isoform X1 codes for MAEGSYRKESEVYNVEDMDEGSDEVGEEDMVEGNDYEEFGAFGGYGALTSFDIRILRAFGSLGPGFRILANEPWELENPVLARTLLEAFRMDPETLANEPAARAANVARAASSNQAARATAAAARATYHQVVANHSVATDQGSGGDTQPMTSAAEAQAATLETSLASPHSSQMLVKSEMATPGAPARSTQPQTSSRAQEAAAEGPSTACAFSQAPRASEMDATRPKTAFLGQNDVFDFTQPAGVSGMAFPRPKRPAPAQEAATEGPSAASGGPQAASAGEGAATRPKTTKSGKALAKTRWVEPQNVVAAAAAKAKMATSIPEPEGAAATSQQSAEPWARTGGKRTKKSKHLDDEYESSEEEREPPAVPPTWRASQPPLTTVRPQMAPRPPMALRSQVPSRHVLCLPPRNVTLLQERANKLVKYLMIKDYKKIPIKRSDMLKDVIREYDEHFPEIIERATYTLEKKFGIHLKEIDKEEHLYILVCTRDSSARLLGKTKDTPRLSLLLVILGVIFMNGNRASEAVLWEALRKMGLRPGVRHPFLGDLRKLITEDFVKQKYLEYKKIPSSSPPEYEFLWGLRARHETSKMRVLRFIAQYQNRDPREWRAHFLEAVDDAFKTMDVDMAEEHARAQMRAQMNIGEEALIGRWSWDDIQVELLTWDEDGDFGDAWSRIPFAFWARYHQYILNSNRANRRGTWRAGISSGTNGAASTSMLDGPSTSSTIRTRNAARTSASFFSWIQQR; via the exons ATGGCTGAGGGAAGCTACCGCAAAGAATCTGAAGTGTACAACGTTGAAGACATGGACGAGGGTAGTGATGAAGTCGGGGAGGAAGACATGGTTGAAGGCAACGACTATGAAGAATTTGGTGCTTTTGGAGGCTACGGAGCCCTCACCAGCTTTGACATCCGTATCCTCAGAGCCTTTGGGAGCTTGGGTCCAGGCTTTCGCATCTTAGCG AATGAGCCCTGGGAACTTGAAAACCCTGTGCTGGCCAGGACTCTGCTGGAGGCATTTCGGATGGATCCAGAAACACTTGCCAACGAGCCGGCTGCCCGTGCTGCCAACGTAGCCCGGGCCGCCTCCTCTAACCAAGCTGCTCgggccactgctgctgctgcccgtGCCACCTACCATCAGGTGGTCGCTAACCACTCAGTGGCCACAGACCAGGGCTCAGGAGGCGATACCCAGCCCATGACATCGGCTGCCGAGGCTCAGGCAGCCACCCTTGAGACAAGCCTTGCTTCTCCGCACAGCTCCCAGATGCTAGTCAAGAGCGAGATGGCCACCCCCGGGGCTCCAGCAAGGTCCACGCAGCCCCAGACATCCTCCCGGGCCCAGGAGGCTGCTGCCGAGGGCCCTAGTACGGCCTGTGCGTTCTCCCAGGCCCCGCGTGCCAGTGAGATGGATGCCACCCGGCCCAAAACAGCCTTCCTGGGTCAGAACGATGTCTTTGATTTCACCCAGCCGGCAGGTGTCAGTGGCATGGCCTTCCCACGCCCCAAGAGACCTGCCCCGGCCCAAGAGGCTGCCACAGAGGGCCCCAGTGCTGCCTCCGGGGGGCCCCAGGCAGCCTCTGCCGGGGAGGGGGCAGCCACCCGGCCCAAGACGACCAAGTCTGGCAAGGCTCTCGCCAAGACTCGGTGGGTGGAGCCTCAGAATGTTGTGGCAGCAGCTGCTGCCAAGGCCAAGATGGCCACGAGCATCCCTGAGCCTGAGGGTGCAGCTGCCACCTCTCAGCAGAGTGcggagccctgggccaggacgGGAGGCAAGAGGACAAAGAAG TCCAAGCACCTGGATGACGAATATGAGAGCAGCGAGGAGGAGAGAGAGCCTCCTGCGGTCCCACCGACCTGGAGGGCATCGCAGCCCCCACTGACGACTGTGCGGCCTCAGATGGCCCCTCGGCCCCCCATGGCCCTGAGGTCCCAGGTACCCTCAAGGCACGTTCTGTGCTTGCCACCCCGCAATGTGACCCTTCTGCAAGAGAGG GCAAATAAGTTGGTGAAATATCTGATGATTAAAGACTACAAGAAGATCCCCATCAAGCGCTCAG aCATGCTGAAGGATGTCATCCGAGAATACGACGAACATTTCCCTGAGATCATTGAACGAGCAACGTACACTCTGGAAAAG AAGTTTGGGATCCACCTGAAGGAAATCGACAAGGAAGAACACCTCTACATTCTTGTGTGCACACGGGATTCGTCAGCCCGCCTCCTGGGAAA GACCAAGGACACTCCCAGGCTGAGTCTCCTCTTGGTGATTCTGGGTGTCATCTTCATGAACGGCAACCGTGCCAGCGAGG CTGTCCTCTGGGAGGCACTACGCAAGATGGGACTGCGCCCCGG GGTGAGGCACCCATTCCTGGGCGATCTGAGGAAACTCATTACAGAGGACTTTGTGAAGCAGAA GTACCTGGAATACAAGAAGATCCCCAGTAGCAGCCCACCCGAGTATGAGTTCCTCTGGGGCCTGCGCGCCCGCCACGAGACCAGCAAGATGAGGGTGCTGAGATTCATCGCCCAG TATCAGAACCGAGACCCCCGGGAATGGAGAGCTCATTTCTTGGAGGCTGTGGATGATGCTTTCAAGACGATGGATGTGGATATGGCTGAGGAACATGCCAGGGCCCAGATGAGGGCCCAGATGAACATCGGGGAGGAAGCTCTGATTGGACGGTGGAGCTGGGACGACATACAGGTCGAACTCCTGACCTGGGATGAGGACGGAGATTTTGGCGACGCCTGGTCCAGAATCCCCTTCGCTTTCTGGGCCAGATACCATCAGTACATTCTGAATAGCAACCGTGCCAACAGGAGAGGCACCTGGAGGGCTGGCATCAGCAGTGGCACCAATGGTGCGGCCAGCACCAGCATGCTCGATGGCCCCAGCACCAGCTCCACCATCCGGACCAGAAACGCCGCCAGAACCAGTGCCAGCTTCTTCTCCTGGATTCA